CGACCCAAAACCTGATTTCGCAGGTGACCTGCGGCAATGTGGGCGTTGAGAAGGCTGTGGTCGTCCCAAAGTCGCTTTTCCCGTCGATGTCCGCGCGCTTGCGGGAATTCTCAGCCAGTGACAATTACAAGACCGGCTGGATGTCCTCTTGGGGAGCTAGGCGTGCGATATACCTGTTCCTCGCCAGCCGCTGCTCCAAAGAATTCCTGGCGTTGTACATCGAGCAGGACCCTGACATCCTGACGCGCGTATCCAAGCCCGGGCTTAGCCTCAGCGTAGTCGCGGAAGTTGACCTTGCCGTTCGGCTACACGGCTTCGGGCTCCTGCCAGAAGCCAATCGGAAGGAGTTTGTCGAGGCAGTTAGCGGCTACGCTATCGATGGCCGCGACATGCACGCGTTGCGAGACACAGGGATACGTAGCGTATTCACGGACAAAGAGTTCGACGATTTTGTCGAGCGGGTGCGCACGGACCTGCTTCCCAATCTGGACCAAGTGCGCATGAACGCGCAAAGCGAGCATCAGTCCGACGTTCCTCCGGACGAGCACATGCAGGACGTTCTCGAGTCACTAAATACGCTTGGGAGGTACTTCAGCGACGATCACGGCGCAGTAAAGGCTATTGAGCGGGAAACGCGTCTTGCCAACCAGTGGATTGACGAGACTGAGCCGCCAGAGCCAAAAGTGGGTCCACGGGCCTTGGGAGCAGTGGAACCGTCCGAGGAAAGGCGCGGCACCAGAAGCATCTTCGACGACATCGCAGACGACGGCGATTGTGCAGCATAGGCGCGTCGTCGCTGATCCGCGCGAACGGCACCATCACTGAACTTGTGGCCAACTATATTGTTGCAAGATCTCTGGGAATAGTCTGACGGGGCCGACTTGTGTTCAACATTATTTCCTGTGCAAGTCGCGCAGGATGTGCGTAAACTGTTGTTTTAGTTGAGCCGTTTGTGTTCGACTTTATTGTTCGTGCACAACGCCTGTGGCTAATAAAGCCGACCACAAACAACAAAGTCTATCAAAAAATAATAAAGTCCATTATCAGCCTGCAACATGAAAGATTTTTGGATAAGTGCTGCTATGGCTAAAAAAGTCGGCCATAAAACGGCTTTAATGGGCAGGATAGTTATGCTGACGCTAAATTGACCTTATTGTCAGGGAAAACGCTACCTGTACAGGGTGGCGTTTTTTTTTGTCCTGCATCGCCCCGGACCATCCAAGCATTTGCACACGACTTCCTGCCTGCGGCACATAACCTGGCCCGGCCCGATCGCTGCCGTGCGGCTCCGCACTGTTGCCGCTACCGCCGCAGCCGCCGGGGCCTGCTCTGCTAGAATCTCCTGGCAGGACCGAGCGCCGCCTGTTGCGGTTGGGTTTCCGTATTCTCCAGCGAATCCACATTGGCACGGATACTTACCCTCGAAAGGAATTACCTTGAAAAACTATATTGCATTGTTATTGGCGAGCCTGACCTTCATTGGCGGGACGGCAAATGCGGCGGGATGTATCAAGGGCGCAGCCGTGGGCGCTGTCGCGGGCCACGTTGCCGGCCGCCATTCCGTGGTTGGCGCTGTCGGCGGCTGCGTCGTGGGCCGTCACATGGCCAAGAAAAAGGCACGCCAGCAAAAGGAAGCAGCAGACCAGGCAGCCAAGGCGCAAGCTGCGCAGGCGCGCCCGGTACAACCGGCCGCACAGCCGGCGCCAGCGAGATAATATCGTTGGCATGTCGTACCGGCCCGCTGCCGGGACGACATGCCGCACGGTGGAGGAGCCGCCAGGCAAAGCCGGCCCAGGATAATTTTTTACCCAACGACAGAGCCCGGTGGTTGCCGGGCTTTTGCTTTGGTGCCTGCGGGTTCCCTGCCTGGATAACACACCAGGCACGCCGGTCAGAACTGCCCCAAGATGAAATCAATGAACAGTCTGCTGCGCAGCGGCTGATACCGCCGCGACGGATAAAGCAGGTGAAGATCCTGGTGCCGCGCCGACCACTCCGGCAGCACCCGTACCAGTTGGCCGCTGTCGAGCAAATCGCGCACCAGCCAGTCCGGGCAGATGCCGATGCCGCCACCGAGCACCAATGCTTCGCGGATCGCCAGCGCGTTGTTGACGCGGAACCTGCCCGCCGCAACGCATTGCGCCTGTTCCCCGCCGCGATACAGGTCGATCGTATTTCCCGGCGTCCACGCAAAACGCACGAAGTCGTGCCCTGACAAATCGTCGACCACCGATGGCATGCCGCGTGCCGCGAGATACACCGGCGCAGCCACCAGGAAGCGTTCCACGGTCGCCAGGTGCCGGCCGATGGCATCCGGCGGCAGTGCGCCGCCGAGCCGGAACGCGATATCGACACCCTCCTCCACCAGGTCGACGAAGCGGTCGTTCAGGATGAGTTCGACCTCGATGGCCGGATGGTCCGCCAAGAATCGCTGGACCATCGCATTGATGCGGTATTGGCCGAGCGCCACCGGGGCATTGATGCGCAGCAGTCCGGAAGCCTGCCCGGTCATCCCTTGCACGGCGCCCACCGCGGCGTCGAACTGCTCGAGCACCAGCTTCGCATCGTGATAGAAGCGCTTGCCCTGCTCGGTGGGCGACAGGCCGCGAGTGCTGCGTTCGAACAGGCGCACCGCCAGGTGCTGTTCCAGCTGGGCCAGCAGTTTGCTCACGGTTGGTTGCGTGGTGCCGGATTCGCGTGCGGCCGAGGACAGGCTGCCCAGTTCGAGCGTGCGTACAAAGGTGCGCATCGCGCGCATCGTATCCATGCAGGGCATTCCAAAAACGAATGAGTGATAGTCAATCGTACCATCTTCATCATCACCTTCGAATGGCCTATCGTGGACTTCTTTAAACGAAGGAGTTCATGATGATTGCGAATTTTCGGCATGCCGCGCTGCTGGTCGTTGCCATGGCGCTTGGCGGCCAGCCACTGGCAAACGCGTCCGCACCGACCGACGGGCAGTGGGTCACGTCGTGGTATGCGGCGCCGCAGCCGGGGTGGGACAGCAGCTTTCCGCTGCCGATGAACGTGCCTGCGTACCTCGACAACCAGTCGCTGCGCGACACCGTGCGGCTGAGCGCCGGTGGGCGGCGTATCCGGCTGGTTTTTTCCAACCGGTATGGACGGGAACCGGTCGCGCTGGGTGCGGTGAGCGTGTGGCTGGCGGGTGACGACCATCCGGCGCAAACGCTGACTTTTTCAGGAAAGGCCGGGATCGCCATCCTGCCGGGCGCCGCCGCGACGAGCGATCCCGTTGCGCTCCATGTGCCGGCGCTGGCACGGCTTGTCGTCACCAGCTGGCTCCCTGCGCACACCGCCGTGCAAAGCTTTCACTGGGGTGCGCAACAAACGATCCAGGTAGCTCCCGGCAATGCGACCGCCGCCGCGGGCTTTCCCGCCGGCGCCACTGTCGCGGGCCGGGTATTCCTGAATGCCGTCATGGTCGATGCCGGCAAGCACAGCCGAACGGTGGTGACGCTCGGCGACTCGATCACGGATGGCAACGGCTCCACGCCGGATGCCGATCGCCGGTGGCCGGATTTCCTCGCGCAACGCCTGGCGCCGCATGGTATCGCCGTGGCCAATGCCGGTATCTCGGGCGCGCGGCTGGCCAGGGACGGCATGGGCCGAAACGCCCTCGCCCGGTTCGAGCAGGACGTGCTCAGCCAGCCGGGTATTTCGGATGTGATCGTTCTGCTCGGTATCAACGACATCGGCTGGCCGGGCAGCCCGTTCGCCCCCGCCGAGAGCGCCGCGACACTCGATGAACTCACCGCCGCGTACCGCCAGCTGATGGCAGCCGCGCATGCCAGGGGAATCCGCGTCACGGCGGGAACGCTGCCGCCGTTCGAAGGCGCACTCGAGGGCACGCCCTACGCGGGCCACTACAGCGCCGCCAAGGAGGCGATGCGCCAGCGGCTCAACGACTGGATACGTGGTGCCGGCATCTTCGACGCTGTTGTGGACTTTGATGCGGTGCTACGCGATCCGGCCAGGCCCCGGCGCATGCAGGCGGGGTACGATTCGGGCGACCACCTGCATCCGGGCGATGCCGGCTACCGGGCGATGGCCACGGCAATCGACCTGTCGGCGATGTTACGCGGGATGGAAAGGGACGGGCGGGCTTTCCCCCGCGATCAGCCATCCAGGTGAAGCAATTGCCGCGTCACCGCCATGGCGGAATCGAACGGCCCCGTGCCCCGCACGATCTTGACCATCACGCTGGCGCCCAGCCACAGCTGGTAAAGGCTGGCCGCCACTTCTTCCGCGCGGTCGTCGATCGCCAGCGAACCTTCGTCGACACCGCTGTCGATGGCGGCGGCCAGCCGCGACATGATGGCCGAGGTGCCGTGGTCCAGCACGGTACGCATCGCCTCGGACAGGTCGGCAACCTCGGCGGCCAGCTTCACCGCCAGGCATTTCCCCTGGCAGTCCTGGAACGACTGGTTGGCTTGCCATGCATCGAAGTAGCGCACCAGGCGTTGTGCCGCGGTTGAACCGGTCTTGGCGAGCATCTGGTCCATGTCCGCCAGGTAGTCGTCGAAGTACCTCGACAGCAACGCTTCGCCGAAGGCGTCTTTCGAACCGAAGTAGTGGTAAAAGGATCCCTTCGGCACCTTTGCCGCCGTCAGGATCTCGTTCAGCCCGACAGCCGAAAAACCTTTGCCGGACATGATGCTCTGCCCGACAGCAAGGATGTGGTCGCGGACGTCGGAAGACGTGTGATCGTGAAGTTTCGCCATGGCCGAGACTATATCGGGGGCTAGACCGGTCGTCTAGCCAATCCCTTCAATGGGCAATCAGCCGAGCCGCTTGAGCAGCGCCGCCGCGGTGGCGGCGGACGAGGCCGGATTCTGGCCGGTGATCAGCAGGCCATCTTCCACCACGTACGATGCCCAGTCCTCGCCCTTCGAATACACGCCGCCCTTGGCCTTGAGTTCGTCTTCGACCAGGAACGGCACGATCTCCGTGAGCCCCACGCCGTCTTCCTCGGTGTTGGTGAAGCCGGTAACCTGCTTGCCTTCCACCAGCGGCCGTCCGTCCGGTGCCTTTACATGGCGCAGCACGCCGGGCGCATGGCACACCAGTGCGACCGGTTTGCCTGCCTCGATGAAGGCTTCGATCAGGGCGATCGAATTGCCGTCTTCGGCCAGGTCCCACAGAGGGCCATGGCCGCCAGGGTAGAACACGGTATCGAAGGCGGCCTGGTCGACCGTGTCGAGGCGCAACGTGGCGGCGAGTTGCGCCGTGGCTTGCGGGTCCTGCTCGAAACGGCGCGTCAGGTCCGTCTGGAACGATGGCTCATTGCTCTTCGGGTCCAGCGGCGGCTGGCCACCCAGCGGCGAGGCCAGCACGACTTCCACGCCGGCATCCTTGAAGGTGTAATACGGCGCGGCCAGTTCTTCGAGCCAGAAGCCGGTCTTGCGGCCGGTATTGCCGAGTTCGCTATGCGAGGTCAGTACGATCAAGACTTTTTTCATGCTGTTCTCCAGATGGTGAAGTGAGTTAAATAGACCGGTCGTCTAGAAAATTATTCAAGATGGCGCGTGTTTCAGGCATTTAGCATGCTGTTACCGGATTTGCTGCACACGTACGTCACTATAGAATCAATTAGACCGGTCGTCTAGTGATTTTTCAGGGAATTTGAAGCTTCCAAATGAAAAACGCCACGTTGACGTGGCGTTTCCTCTCGACGGCGGCTGGTGCCGCATCGGTTCCGTGCATCAGCGATGCATCAGAAAATCAGGTAGATCAGCACCAGCACCACGGCAGGT
Above is a window of Pseudoduganella dura DNA encoding:
- a CDS encoding LysR family transcriptional regulator, producing the protein MDTMRAMRTFVRTLELGSLSSAARESGTTQPTVSKLLAQLEQHLAVRLFERSTRGLSPTEQGKRFYHDAKLVLEQFDAAVGAVQGMTGQASGLLRINAPVALGQYRINAMVQRFLADHPAIEVELILNDRFVDLVEEGVDIAFRLGGALPPDAIGRHLATVERFLVAAPVYLAARGMPSVVDDLSGHDFVRFAWTPGNTIDLYRGGEQAQCVAAGRFRVNNALAIREALVLGGGIGICPDWLVRDLLDSGQLVRVLPEWSARHQDLHLLYPSRRYQPLRSRLFIDFILGQF
- a CDS encoding SGNH/GDSL hydrolase family protein; this translates as MMIANFRHAALLVVAMALGGQPLANASAPTDGQWVTSWYAAPQPGWDSSFPLPMNVPAYLDNQSLRDTVRLSAGGRRIRLVFSNRYGREPVALGAVSVWLAGDDHPAQTLTFSGKAGIAILPGAAATSDPVALHVPALARLVVTSWLPAHTAVQSFHWGAQQTIQVAPGNATAAAGFPAGATVAGRVFLNAVMVDAGKHSRTVVTLGDSITDGNGSTPDADRRWPDFLAQRLAPHGIAVANAGISGARLARDGMGRNALARFEQDVLSQPGISDVIVLLGINDIGWPGSPFAPAESAATLDELTAAYRQLMAAAHARGIRVTAGTLPPFEGALEGTPYAGHYSAAKEAMRQRLNDWIRGAGIFDAVVDFDAVLRDPARPRRMQAGYDSGDHLHPGDAGYRAMATAIDLSAMLRGMERDGRAFPRDQPSR
- a CDS encoding TetR/AcrR family transcriptional regulator, translated to MAKLHDHTSSDVRDHILAVGQSIMSGKGFSAVGLNEILTAAKVPKGSFYHYFGSKDAFGEALLSRYFDDYLADMDQMLAKTGSTAAQRLVRYFDAWQANQSFQDCQGKCLAVKLAAEVADLSEAMRTVLDHGTSAIMSRLAAAIDSGVDEGSLAIDDRAEEVAASLYQLWLGASVMVKIVRGTGPFDSAMAVTRQLLHLDG
- a CDS encoding type 1 glutamine amidotransferase domain-containing protein, whose amino-acid sequence is MKKVLIVLTSHSELGNTGRKTGFWLEELAAPYYTFKDAGVEVVLASPLGGQPPLDPKSNEPSFQTDLTRRFEQDPQATAQLAATLRLDTVDQAAFDTVFYPGGHGPLWDLAEDGNSIALIEAFIEAGKPVALVCHAPGVLRHVKAPDGRPLVEGKQVTGFTNTEEDGVGLTEIVPFLVEDELKAKGGVYSKGEDWASYVVEDGLLITGQNPASSAATAAALLKRLG